ctcctccggtAGCACCACTTCTTCCACAGCAGTAGTAGTATCATAAGATGAAAGTCAAAGAGAAATATGAAAAATATGGAAGTCCCTAAAATACCCCTTTTGGGTTCCTAGATTTGGAAGCCGATGGAAATTATGCGGTGGCGCCGCCGCTAAGCTCCTTGATTGGAATCgaaatataagtttagggattaaattggctataaataatgtatagggactaaattgacggaaaaaaaaagtttaaggaCTAAATTGACGATTTTCCCTTGTGGGAAATCCAAGCAAATTAGTTAGAATGTTCTTGTCATATCCTCCTACCATTATGCCTTTCACTTTTCAAAAATGTTGACCTTTTATCTTACTCTAATCGCAAAGAATAAACTTTTTTCCACAAGAAGATTTCATAgtcaaaaattatttgattatCCCAAGACAATCAAGTACTATCATCCTACCGTAGCATATTATTTACATTCACAATGTCACAATAATGTTAAATTAAAGAGGCCGAATTGCTAAAATAAAATTGTTGAGgatgaaaaagaaattaatGGCCAGTTCCTAGACGTGATGAGCAAAAGCTTTTGCACATGAACCAAAAActtaaattaaatttttgggTTGCACTTTAGTccttaatatttaatttaattctcATTTTTCCACACCAAGGAAAGCATGTTATTCGATTAAAGTCAAACGACCACATCCACACATTTATATAGAGTCCCTTTCTGCATGAATATGAGAAGACTCTAAAATCGAAATTGTTttcttgcatctcatacaaaaaGGTGTCCAGATACATTTTTGCTTGACCAAAAATTTGTAAATCCAACTTAATGGAGAGAAAAGAATATTCTCATCAAGAAACACATAaaccaaaaaatcaaatttatcatTTAAGCAGCATTTCTGAATTATATTTTTACCCATAcctttttggaagaaaattcaaatttaacattACCTTTTTACCATggcttttttttaatatatatatatatatatatatatagacactaTGGCATGGTTTTGTTCAAATTAACCTAAAACAAAGGTGCATAGTTAAATTctataaaatcaaaatcaacagcttagaaataaataaagagataaataaataaatttcaatATATAATTGCACAGGGCATTTAGGTGACCCCAGACTATAACAGATACATAAAGAAatggtttaattaaaaaaaataaattaaattaattgcaaTAGCAATATTACAACAACAATTAATTGAtcaacaaaaaggaaaacacTTAAATATGTAGTGCTTCTGATAATTGGACCATGGACTCTGATGATCATCTCTAGACTTGGAATGGCTGAAATGGAGAAGCCCACTTGCCCCTATTTTCCCCACCATCTTGAGCTCTACTCCCATTGTTGCCTTCCACAAAGCCGTAGTATCTGAGCACAAATGCCAGAACCAGAACCAACCATTCCAAGCAGAAGATGGCAATGGACAACCCTCCAGCCAATTTCAGAATCACAGCAGCATCATCTTCTCTGACATAAGATTTCAGAGCCCCCAGAAAGTTTGAAGTAGTAGTGAAGATCAGCACAGAAACAGATCCCTGAAAAATTGCGGTAAGCACGGTGGCCACCATGTGCAGAGCATACCACTTGTTGGAGCCACCGGAGGCGGCGCTGCAGCCGGAAACGGCTCCAGCGATGGTGAGAACGTGGAGGAGAATGAGAAGGAAGCCGGAGACCGAGGGGACTAGCCGGAGGGAGAGAAGTAGGAAGATGCAACTAGAGGCTGCACCTAAGAGGATGTAGTTGCTGAGCAGGAAGATTTTGTGTGTGTGGTAGTGAGATTTTGCTACATTGTTGCAATCTGGGCTGTTGATTGAGAGTCccatttggaagaaatttgaggaaagatTGATCAgattcttgatttttgtatctGGGATGGATGAATTTTGGCTGAGATTGGAGAGAAATGAGGAGAAAAGATGTGTATTTACACTTTACAGGGCTAATGAGATGGAATGATGGAGTGGGGAGGGAGGGGACTTGGTTTTTAAAGCTTTGGAGGGATTTGACCGTTGCATCATTTCAACGGCTAGATTGCAATAAAATTTaggacacttttttttttaaggtaacGGCTATATTTTATGCTTGCTTTGGCTGGATGTTTGGTGAGAGTGAAATGGGCAAGCTGGCAGAAGCACTAAAAGCCtacaaaaacaaataaagaaagaaaaagaaccttttaaaaaggaaaatctgTAGGTAAACTATGAACGGATCCAAAGAAAGGGGAAATTTGCCACATGCCAAAGATActaaataaatttcattttacttgtattattattattgtaaaAGTAAGAGATGATTTTATCAGTTTTGATTCTAAAACGCCTcgaattttttttatgatttttagtATGTTTTTATAGAACTAATCTTCTTCTACATGATTACCAGTGAGATTTTCATATTGTATTTGAACTTCatgattaaattttttattcctttttactTCTTTACATTCATGCTGAAGAAATTCTTTTGCCAATCTTTATTACTAAGAGTTCTTTTGTAATGTGTTAGGCAATTATTATTTCTTATGTACAATAAATCAAATGCTCACGACCTAATAATGCATACAGATGCAAAGTACAAAAGATTCAAAATCTTCCATATTTCTCCTTTCTTGAGGAAACTCAAAATCTTCCATAATTCAAAATTCATGTTGGACTATTTTCACTTTGCGCTCTCAACTTATATACTATTCTCACTTTGCACCTTTAACTTTAATTTTGAACACTTTATGCTCTTATTAGTTCATATATGTGTCCTGTTTAAGCCTAACTGATAATGTGGtagaaaaattaacaaaataaaattcGACGCATTGGTTGAAATTACACTATCTTGAGCTTCCatcatccaaaaatttttttttattatatatatacagaaTATTAGCAcatgtttttctcttttgtggAGATTTTTGCTTATTGTTGAGATATTTGCTTGTTGTGCAGGTTAAAATATATATTGTTATCAATTCAAGAttaccctctttttttttttacgatcTGAAGGGGTATTCCGGAATCACCCGAACTAATCCCCCTAAGCTGGGCAGAGCTCTCCCCGAAGATACCCAGCAACGGTAGCAAGTGGGTGTCGAACTTGGAATCTTGCTGTAAAGACAGACGATCGAAGCCAGCCGAGCAACCCAGTAGGGGCATTCATGATTACCCTCTTAACTAATAACTTTTGCTCTTTGATACCTtgttcaatctttttttttttcacaatatTGTGAAATGAAATAAACCCAAATCCAGTGGGTGCAAAGAGCGAGATGAAATTCTTGCACTCATTTGTTGCATGCTTCTGCAATCTGAACTTACCTTTTATTCCTTACAATTGATTTTGTCACTAGTTAAATGTAAAACAAACTCATAGGTCATATCTTGAGTACCGTCCAAATACTCCCATTTTGAGCGGTTTTAGTCCTGCAACCGGTTTTAGTCCTGCAACCATGAAATAAAAAAAGTCACGAAATTATTACCTTGCTTACAAGcttaaataaatgatttttttttctgaaatttcacTTACTAATAATGTAAATTCGACATCAATTGTCCCAGCGTCAGGGTCAGCAATTATCGTGAAGGCTTCTTTTGAAAGAACAATAGATTGTTCACAATCGACGCAGTGATCAATGGTCCTCACAACCACGCTTTCACCAGTACAAGGGGTGGCGGAACCTTGGTTTCTTGGCCCTATGCACGTAACATTGTACCTTTTATCGCACCTAGCTCCACCATCCCAATATTGATCGCTGAGGGACACAAATTTAATGCCGGTTGGAAGTTTATAGCAAGCATTTGCTGCAGATGAAACCCCATGTTAAATATGTTGACATATATAAACACttatctcacacacacacagatatatatatatatatatatatatatatatatatattagagtCATCAAAGGCTACCCGAATTGGATGCAGATCATAAATTCGATCCGATCCATGTAGtagtttttgttttaatttttaaagtTAAATCCGCTAATCCATACTAATTTTGTGTAATTGTTTCTTATTTCTTATGTCTATACTTTCTTTGAATTATATAAGGGTTGTTAAGTTGGGAAGCATATTATCATAGAAATTTTGGATGAAGTATTGGCCTCTACTTTGTTTTTAAATGCTATTGAACCcctttatcccaaaaaaaatggaaaggaTGATGTAAATCTATCTTATGACAAACAAAGGATGAAGTAATCTAGAGTAATAACTCTTATATTAGTAAAATAACCCACTCTCATAATTTATATTTGTGGGGGTAAAAGTTTGGATGATCgtgttttttttccccaaagACGATATATTCTTATTCTCACGCCCCATCGGCAAATCGGACCCTACTACAACAACCAGTTATAACATACAAGACACAGAtaagaaaaatctccaaaattttAGAAATCAAAGACTTTCTCCCTCAAATAGAAAATTCAGTGGATAAGAAAATTGCACTTCGAAATTTGGTATCTACGCCTATATCTTCTAATCATTCGTATACTTTTCATATACTtagaataaaaaatgaaatattcAATGCAAATCAAATATCTGATTGGTCCTATTCATTTAAAACAGATACAGGATTAACGGATATCCGCTTTGAAAGAATTTGGATATGAGTcacataataaataataaaatccaAGCTGGAAACAATTGATAAGATCTAACCCGTAAATATCCCTATTGCTGATACTGGAATcaagaaataacaaaaattcgaGTTGGAAAAATGGTACTCACGATAGTATCTTGTAAAGTATACCGCTGTTCCTTTTGTAGCCAAAGATGGAGATACAAGACCTGACACAAAGCCAAAAACTACGAGGGCATGTAAATTATTCATAGTCAtctcccttttctttctctttttcttatGATGAATTCTAACGGTATTCTTATGAATGCTAAAACACACATATACTGTATTGGAATTGACCATGCCTTTTTATAGTTCAAAGTTTGAGGACATCCCAAGGGGGAAAAAGGAAAGCATTTCCAACTAATTAAGAAGTATTTCCACATAAAAGAAGGGACTTTTATGGTTTAACCAACTTGGAGATTACCATTCAAAGTTTTTGTCATCTaccattcattttcttgacgaTGTGTGTAATGGATGTCCATAACGCACTCATTAAATTATATTTCAGATACCATATTTTTTGGAAATGTGAAATTAACTagataaagtaaataaatacaaaataggGTAGGTAAGACTAAAtaggaaaaaatatatataaatgtaaagGAGGATAATAATTGTTAATATATGCATATACATGGTATGTTAGGTGAATATTATATATGTTAACGGATGTCTGAAAACCCCATTTTTTTAACAtagatgaaaattttctttttcgatTTTTGGATAAAAATGTATTAATTATGAAAATCAATTTAGTACAAATTTTGGTTTATTGCCTCCAATAATTATGGTTTCTA
This Coffea arabica cultivar ET-39 chromosome 3e, Coffea Arabica ET-39 HiFi, whole genome shotgun sequence DNA region includes the following protein-coding sequences:
- the LOC140038303 gene encoding uncharacterized protein, yielding MGLSINSPDCNNVAKSHYHTHKIFLLSNYILLGAASSCIFLLLSLRLVPSVSGFLLILLHVLTIAGAVSGCSAASGGSNKWYALHMVATVLTAIFQGSVSVLIFTTTSNFLGALKSYVREDDAAVILKLAGGLSIAIFCLEWLVLVLAFVLRYYGFVEGNNGSRAQDGGENRGKWASPFQPFQV
- the LOC113737779 gene encoding putative EG45-like domain containing protein 1, producing MTMNNLHALVVFGFVSGLVSPSLATKGTAVYFTRYYPNACYKLPTGIKFVSLSDQYWDGGARCDKRYNVTCIGPRNQGSATPCTGESVVVRTIDHCVDCEQSIVLSKEAFTIIADPDAGTIDVEFTLLD